A stretch of Lactuca sativa cultivar Salinas chromosome 6, Lsat_Salinas_v11, whole genome shotgun sequence DNA encodes these proteins:
- the LOC111913062 gene encoding serine/threonine-protein kinase AFC3 isoform X1, translating into MVPIDSSGFLMVEEKEQQHNKKRRRLTWDVAASPAEQQEAEVRQRHISPPKRKDDREGHYTYNLGENLTPRYKILSKMGEGTFGRVLECWDRETRGYVAIKVVRSIRKYRDAAMIEVDVLEQLAKNHKGRSHCVQILNWFDYRNHICIVFEKLGPSLFDFLKRNKYCPFPVDLVREIGRQLLESVAYMHSLGLIHTDLKPENILLVSSDYLKLPGYKRTSQGETHFRCLPKSSEIKLIDFGSTAYDNQKHSSIVSTRHYRAPEVILGIGWSYPCDMWSIGCILVELFTGEALFQTHENLEHLAMMERVLGPLPEHMVQRANQGAEKYFRRSRLKWPEGAVSRESIRAVRKLDRLKNMISGCVSYGGLRSCIVDLLYGLLKFDPEERLTAEEALDHPFFRNTHA; encoded by the exons ATGGTCCCGATTGATTCTTCAGGATTTCTGATGGTAGAAGAGAAGGAGCAGCAACACAACAAGAAACGAAGACGTCTTACATGGGATGTGGCAGCATCCCCAGCAGAACAACAAGAG GCTGAAGTACGGCAGCGCCATATCTCGCCGCCAAAAAGAAAGGATGATCGTGAGGGACATTATACGTACAATCTTGGAGAGAATCTAACTCCAAGAT ATAAAATACTGAGCAAGATGGGTGAAG GCACCTTTGGTCGAGTTTTGGAATGTTGGGATCGTGAAACCCGTGGATATGTAGCAATCAAGGTAGTCCGAAGCATAAGAAAATATCGTGATGCTGCGATGATTGAAGTTGATGTACTTGAACAACTTGCTAAGAATCATAAAGGAAGATCACA CTGTGTccagatcctgaactggttcgaTTACCGCAATCATATATGCATA GTGTTTGAGAAGCTTGGACCAAGTTTATTTGATTTCTTAAAGAGAAATAAATACTGCCCATTCCCTGTGGATCTTGTTCGTGAAATTGGACGTCAGCTTTTGGAATCTGTAGCAT ATATGCATAGTTTAGGGTTGATCCATACTGACTTGAAGCCAGAGAATATCCTTCTTGTGTCTTCTGATTATTTAAAGCTTCCTGGATACAAG AGGACTTCACAAGGTGAAACGCATTTCAGATGCTTGCCAAAGTCAAGTGAGATTAAGTTAATTGATTTTGGAAGTACTGCTTATGATAATCAAAAACATAGTTCCATTGTTTCTACAAGACACTACCGTGCACCTGAAGTTATTCTAG GTATTGGATGGAGCTACCCATGCGACATGTGGAGTATTGGCTGTATTCTTGTTGAATTATTCACG GGTGAAGCTTTGTTTCAGACTCATGAGAATTTAGAACACTTGGCAATGATGGAGAGGGTATTAGGCCCTTTACCAGAGCATATGGTTCAGAGAGCCAA CCAGGGTGCAGAAAAATACTTCAGAAGATCAAGATTAAAGTGGCCGGAAGGTGCGGTTTCTAGGGAGAGTATTAGAGCAGTGAGGAAGCTAGATCGCCTCAag AATATGATATCAGGGTGTGTTTCATATGGAGGTTTGAGATCATGTATTGTTGATTTGTTGTATGGATTATTGAAGTTTGATCCTGAAGAACGTCTGACTGCTGAAGAAGCTCTTGATCATCCCTTCTTTAGGAACACTCATGCTTAA
- the LOC111913062 gene encoding serine/threonine-protein kinase AFC3 isoform X3, whose translation MHNMHSLGLIHTDLKPENILLVSSDYLKLPGYKRTSQGETHFRCLPKSSEIKLIDFGSTAYDNQKHSSIVSTRHYRAPEVILGIGWSYPCDMWSIGCILVELFTGEALFQTHENLEHLAMMERVLGPLPEHMVQRANQGAEKYFRRSRLKWPEGAVSRESIRAVRKLDRLKNMISGCVSYGGLRSCIVDLLYGLLKFDPEERLTAEEALDHPFFRNTHA comes from the exons ATGCATA ATATGCATAGTTTAGGGTTGATCCATACTGACTTGAAGCCAGAGAATATCCTTCTTGTGTCTTCTGATTATTTAAAGCTTCCTGGATACAAG AGGACTTCACAAGGTGAAACGCATTTCAGATGCTTGCCAAAGTCAAGTGAGATTAAGTTAATTGATTTTGGAAGTACTGCTTATGATAATCAAAAACATAGTTCCATTGTTTCTACAAGACACTACCGTGCACCTGAAGTTATTCTAG GTATTGGATGGAGCTACCCATGCGACATGTGGAGTATTGGCTGTATTCTTGTTGAATTATTCACG GGTGAAGCTTTGTTTCAGACTCATGAGAATTTAGAACACTTGGCAATGATGGAGAGGGTATTAGGCCCTTTACCAGAGCATATGGTTCAGAGAGCCAA CCAGGGTGCAGAAAAATACTTCAGAAGATCAAGATTAAAGTGGCCGGAAGGTGCGGTTTCTAGGGAGAGTATTAGAGCAGTGAGGAAGCTAGATCGCCTCAag AATATGATATCAGGGTGTGTTTCATATGGAGGTTTGAGATCATGTATTGTTGATTTGTTGTATGGATTATTGAAGTTTGATCCTGAAGAACGTCTGACTGCTGAAGAAGCTCTTGATCATCCCTTCTTTAGGAACACTCATGCTTAA
- the LOC111913064 gene encoding soluble inorganic pyrophosphatase 1 — protein MSEQKRTPRLNERILSSLSRRSVAAHPWHDLEIGPGAPQIVNVVIEITKGSKVKYELDKKTGLIKVDRILYSSVVYPHNYGFIPRTLCEDNDPMDVLVLMQEPVLPGCFLRARAIGLMPMIDQGEKDDKIIAVCADDPEYRHYTDISQLAPHRLAEIRRFFEDYKKNENKEVAVDEFLPSDTAHDAIQYSMDLYAEYIMQTLRK, from the exons ATGAGTGAACAGAAGCGTACCCCTCGTTTGAACGAAAGGATCCTATCTTCCTTATCAAGGAGATCCGTCGCTGCTCATCCATGGCATGATCTTGAGATTG GACCCGGAGCTCCCCAAATTGTCAATGTG GTTATTGAGATCACAAAAGGAAGCAAAGTGAAATATGAACTTGATAAGAAAACTGGGCTCATCAAGGTTGATCGCATCTTATATTCATCTGTTGTCTACCCTCATAACTATGGCTTCATTCCTCGCACCCTATGTGAAGATAATGACCCCATGGATGTTCTTGTCCTAATGCAG GAGcctgtgcttccaggatgttttcTTAGAGCTAGGGCCATTGGACTGATGCCTATGATTGATCAG gGAGAAAAAGATGACAAGATTATTGCAGTATGTGCTGATGATCCAGAGTATCGTCACTACACTGATATTAGCCAGCTGGCACCTCATCGTTTGGCTGAGATCCGCCGATTCTTTGAGGACT ACAAGAAAAATGAGAACAAAGAGGTTGCAGTGGATGAGTTTCTGCCTTCGGATACTGCTCATGATGCCATTcaatactcaat GGATCTTTATGCTGAGTACATCATGCAGACGTTGAGGAAATAG
- the LOC111913062 gene encoding serine/threonine-protein kinase AFC3 isoform X2, whose protein sequence is MVPIDSSGFLMVEEKEQQHNKKRRRLTWDVAASPAEQQEAEVRQRHISPPKRKDDREGHYTYNLGENLTPRYKILSKMGEGTFGRVLECWDRETRGYVAIKVVRSIRKYRDAAMIEVDVLEQLAKNHKGRSQYVSFTFVSVLHHSWMLSSLQLFLQLCPDPELVRLPQSYMHNMHSLGLIHTDLKPENILLVSSDYLKLPGYKRTSQGETHFRCLPKSSEIKLIDFGSTAYDNQKHSSIVSTRHYRAPEVILGIGWSYPCDMWSIGCILVELFTGEALFQTHENLEHLAMMERVLGPLPEHMVQRANQGAEKYFRRSRLKWPEGAVSRESIRAVRKLDRLKNMISGCVSYGGLRSCIVDLLYGLLKFDPEERLTAEEALDHPFFRNTHA, encoded by the exons ATGGTCCCGATTGATTCTTCAGGATTTCTGATGGTAGAAGAGAAGGAGCAGCAACACAACAAGAAACGAAGACGTCTTACATGGGATGTGGCAGCATCCCCAGCAGAACAACAAGAG GCTGAAGTACGGCAGCGCCATATCTCGCCGCCAAAAAGAAAGGATGATCGTGAGGGACATTATACGTACAATCTTGGAGAGAATCTAACTCCAAGAT ATAAAATACTGAGCAAGATGGGTGAAG GCACCTTTGGTCGAGTTTTGGAATGTTGGGATCGTGAAACCCGTGGATATGTAGCAATCAAGGTAGTCCGAAGCATAAGAAAATATCGTGATGCTGCGATGATTGAAGTTGATGTACTTGAACAACTTGCTAAGAATCATAAAGGAAGATCACAGTATGTTTCTTTCACCTTTGTATCAGTTCTTCATCATTCATGGATGTTATCATCTCTTCAATTATTTCTGCAGCTGTGTccagatcctgaactggttcgaTTACCGCAATCATATATGCATA ATATGCATAGTTTAGGGTTGATCCATACTGACTTGAAGCCAGAGAATATCCTTCTTGTGTCTTCTGATTATTTAAAGCTTCCTGGATACAAG AGGACTTCACAAGGTGAAACGCATTTCAGATGCTTGCCAAAGTCAAGTGAGATTAAGTTAATTGATTTTGGAAGTACTGCTTATGATAATCAAAAACATAGTTCCATTGTTTCTACAAGACACTACCGTGCACCTGAAGTTATTCTAG GTATTGGATGGAGCTACCCATGCGACATGTGGAGTATTGGCTGTATTCTTGTTGAATTATTCACG GGTGAAGCTTTGTTTCAGACTCATGAGAATTTAGAACACTTGGCAATGATGGAGAGGGTATTAGGCCCTTTACCAGAGCATATGGTTCAGAGAGCCAA CCAGGGTGCAGAAAAATACTTCAGAAGATCAAGATTAAAGTGGCCGGAAGGTGCGGTTTCTAGGGAGAGTATTAGAGCAGTGAGGAAGCTAGATCGCCTCAag AATATGATATCAGGGTGTGTTTCATATGGAGGTTTGAGATCATGTATTGTTGATTTGTTGTATGGATTATTGAAGTTTGATCCTGAAGAACGTCTGACTGCTGAAGAAGCTCTTGATCATCCCTTCTTTAGGAACACTCATGCTTAA